Proteins encoded together in one Labrus bergylta chromosome 20, fLabBer1.1, whole genome shotgun sequence window:
- the LOC109983775 gene encoding ATP-dependent zinc metalloprotease YME1L1 isoform X1 → MFSLSTFQPQQMILPLSQLINAFHSLKSSATASVQTLHKDLAQDHSSFLKEPSVSLRDLSLSEVRASQLDELISRLLPTLGTEEPPTVPSAWRTSHVSANSFFHNKHGFSHRRSGVFGSQLFHRQHHSPLKDICSELQFLPVLVQSRGFKTFRTKARRAETGYDGPVESEPYTPAFMKGLLQREKGPEAQSLDQVIKQRNLPENQQEAFKTGFTEGFMRSQAFTQRTQDSLRRTRLILLVLLLLGIYGLSRTPFFSGKGSFSDAVRFRTTSGLDSAVDPIQMKNVTFDHVKGVEEAKNELQEVVEFLRNPQKFTVLGGKLPKGILLVGPPGTGKTLLARAIAGEADVPFYYASGSEFDEMFVGVGASRIRNLFKEAKANAPAVIFIDELDSVGGKRIESPMHPYSRQTINQLLAEMDGFKPNEGVIVVGATNFAEALDNALVRPGRFDMQVTVPRPDVKGRTEILNWYLSKIKVDPAVEAEIIARGTVGFSGAELENLVNQAALKAAVDEKEMVTLKDLEFAKDKILMGPERKSVDIDKKNKTITAYHESGHAIVAYFTKDAMPINKATIMPRGPTLGHVSMLPENDRWSETRAQLLAQMDVSMGGRVAEELIFGDDYITTGASSDFDGATKIAKMMVTRFGMSDKLGVMTYGDVTKQSPETQAAIEQEVRALLKDSYDRAKNLLKTYSKEHKTLADALLQYETLDAKEIQKVLEGKSLDI, encoded by the exons atGATACTGCCCCTCAGCCAGCTCATCAATGCCTTCCACTCTCTGAAGAGCTCAGCCACAGCTTCGGTCCAGACCCTGCACAAAGACCTTGCTCAGGACCACAGTTCATTCCTAAAAGAG CCCAGCGTGAGTCTGAGGGATCTCAGTCTGTCAGAGGTCAGAGCCAGTCAGCTAGATGAGCTGATCAGTAGGTTGCTCCCTACATTGGGAACAGAAGAGCCTCCTACTGTCCCCTCTGCGTGGAGGACAAGTCATGTTTCTGCAAACAGCTTCTTTCACAACAAGCATG ggTTTTCACACAGAAGGTCAGGAGTTTTTGGCTCTCAGTTATTCCACAGACAACACCACAGTCCTCTAAAAGACATCTGCTCAGAGCTACAATTTTTGCCTG TTTTAGTCCAGAGTCGAGGTTTTAAGACTTTTAGAACAAAGGCCAGACGAGCGGAGACTGGTTATGACGGTCCTGTGGAGTCTGAGCCATACACACCAGCCTTCATGAAG gGATTGCTTCAGAGGGAAAAGGGACCAGAGGCACAATCACTGGACCAAGTGATAAAACAAAGGAACCTTCCAGAGAACCAGCAGGAGGCTTTCAAGACTGGTTTCACTGAGGGCTTCATGAGGTCTCAGGCTTTCACTCAGAGAACACAAG ACTCGCTGAGGAGAACCAGGTTGATCCTGCTGGTCCTCCTACTTCTGGGTATTTACGGCTTGTCAAGAACCCCATTTTTCTCCGGTAAAGGCTCCTTTTCTGATGCTG TGAGATTCCGCACCACGTCTGGTCTTGACTCAGCAGTCGACCCCATCCAGATGAAGAATGTGACATTTGATCACGTCAAAGGAGTGGAGGAGGCCAAGAATGAATTGCAAGAGGTTGTCGAGTTTCTCAGGAACCCCCAGAAGTTTACCGTACTGGGGGGAAAGCTGCCCAAAG GGATCCTCCTTGTCGGTCCTCCGGGCACAGGAAAGACTCTGTTAGCACGCGCTATAGCCGGGGAGGCTGATGTACCGTTCTACTACGCCTCCGGATCAGAGTTTGATGAGATGTTTGTGGGTGTTGGCGCGAGCAGAATCAGGAACCTTTTCA AAGAGGCCAAAGCCAATGCACCCGCTGTGATCTTCATTGATGAGTTGGACAGTGTTGGTGGAAAGAGGATTGAGTCTCCTATGCATCCTTATTCCAGACAAACCATCAACCAGCTGCTGGCTGAAATGGATGG GTTTAAACCAAACGAAGGCGTCATTGTCGTCGGTGCTACAAACTTTGCTGAGGCTTTGGATAA CGCTTTGGTAAGGCCAGGAAGGTTCGACATGCAGGTGACGGTCCCTCGGCCAGACGTAAAAGGACGCACAGAAATTCTCAACTGGTACCTTTCCAAGATCAAAGTGGACCCGG CTGTTGAAGCAGAGATCATTGCCCGGGGCACAGTGGGTTTCTCGGGGGCAGAGCTCGAGAACCTGGTCAACCAGGCAGCCCTGAAGGCGGCCGTGGACGAGAAAGAAATGGTCACATTGAAAGACCTGGAGTTCGCCAAGGACAAGATCCTCATGG GCCCCGAGAGGAAGAGTGTGGACATCGACAAGAAGAATAAAACCATCACAGCATACCACGAGTCCGGCCATGCTATTGTTGCCTATTTCACCAAAGATGCGATGCCCATCAATAAGGCCACTATCATGCCCAGGGGACCAACACTCGGCCAT GTGTCCATGCTCCCTGAAAATGACCGCTGGAGCGAGACGAGAGCCCAGCTGCTGGCTCAGATGGACGTCAGTATGGGCGGCCGAGTAGCAGAGGAGCTCATCTTTGGAGACGACTACATCACCACTG gaGCATCCAGTGACTTTGATGGAGCAACTAAAATAGCCAAAATGATGGTGACCAGGTTCGGCATGAGTGACAAG CTCGGTGTCATGACCTACGGTGATGTGACCAAGCAGAGCCCCGAGACACAAGCTGCTATCGAACAGGAAGTCAGGGCTTTACTGAAg GACTCCTATGACCGTGctaaaaacctcctcaaaacCTACAGCAAGGAGCACAAGACGCTAGCTGACGCCTTGCTCCAATACGAAACTCTGGATGCCAAAGAGATCCAAAAGGTGCTGGAGGGCAAATCGCTGGACATCTAA
- the LOC109983775 gene encoding ATP-dependent zinc metalloprotease YME1L1 isoform X2, with protein MFSLSTFQPQQMILPLSQLINAFHSLKSSATASVQTLHKDLAQDHSSFLKEPSVSLRDLSLSEVRASQLDELISRLLPTLGTEEPPTVPSAWRTSHVSANSFFHNKHGFSHRRSGVFGSQLFHRQHHSPLKDICSELQFLPVLVQSRGFKTFRTKARRAETGYDGPVESEPYTPAFMKGLLQREKGPEAQSLDQVIKQRNLPENQQEAFKTGFTEGFMRSQAFTQRTQDSLRRTRLILLVLLLLGIYGLSRTPFFSVRFRTTSGLDSAVDPIQMKNVTFDHVKGVEEAKNELQEVVEFLRNPQKFTVLGGKLPKGILLVGPPGTGKTLLARAIAGEADVPFYYASGSEFDEMFVGVGASRIRNLFKEAKANAPAVIFIDELDSVGGKRIESPMHPYSRQTINQLLAEMDGFKPNEGVIVVGATNFAEALDNALVRPGRFDMQVTVPRPDVKGRTEILNWYLSKIKVDPAVEAEIIARGTVGFSGAELENLVNQAALKAAVDEKEMVTLKDLEFAKDKILMGPERKSVDIDKKNKTITAYHESGHAIVAYFTKDAMPINKATIMPRGPTLGHVSMLPENDRWSETRAQLLAQMDVSMGGRVAEELIFGDDYITTGASSDFDGATKIAKMMVTRFGMSDKLGVMTYGDVTKQSPETQAAIEQEVRALLKDSYDRAKNLLKTYSKEHKTLADALLQYETLDAKEIQKVLEGKSLDI; from the exons atGATACTGCCCCTCAGCCAGCTCATCAATGCCTTCCACTCTCTGAAGAGCTCAGCCACAGCTTCGGTCCAGACCCTGCACAAAGACCTTGCTCAGGACCACAGTTCATTCCTAAAAGAG CCCAGCGTGAGTCTGAGGGATCTCAGTCTGTCAGAGGTCAGAGCCAGTCAGCTAGATGAGCTGATCAGTAGGTTGCTCCCTACATTGGGAACAGAAGAGCCTCCTACTGTCCCCTCTGCGTGGAGGACAAGTCATGTTTCTGCAAACAGCTTCTTTCACAACAAGCATG ggTTTTCACACAGAAGGTCAGGAGTTTTTGGCTCTCAGTTATTCCACAGACAACACCACAGTCCTCTAAAAGACATCTGCTCAGAGCTACAATTTTTGCCTG TTTTAGTCCAGAGTCGAGGTTTTAAGACTTTTAGAACAAAGGCCAGACGAGCGGAGACTGGTTATGACGGTCCTGTGGAGTCTGAGCCATACACACCAGCCTTCATGAAG gGATTGCTTCAGAGGGAAAAGGGACCAGAGGCACAATCACTGGACCAAGTGATAAAACAAAGGAACCTTCCAGAGAACCAGCAGGAGGCTTTCAAGACTGGTTTCACTGAGGGCTTCATGAGGTCTCAGGCTTTCACTCAGAGAACACAAG ACTCGCTGAGGAGAACCAGGTTGATCCTGCTGGTCCTCCTACTTCTGGGTATTTACGGCTTGTCAAGAACCCCATTTTTCTCCG TGAGATTCCGCACCACGTCTGGTCTTGACTCAGCAGTCGACCCCATCCAGATGAAGAATGTGACATTTGATCACGTCAAAGGAGTGGAGGAGGCCAAGAATGAATTGCAAGAGGTTGTCGAGTTTCTCAGGAACCCCCAGAAGTTTACCGTACTGGGGGGAAAGCTGCCCAAAG GGATCCTCCTTGTCGGTCCTCCGGGCACAGGAAAGACTCTGTTAGCACGCGCTATAGCCGGGGAGGCTGATGTACCGTTCTACTACGCCTCCGGATCAGAGTTTGATGAGATGTTTGTGGGTGTTGGCGCGAGCAGAATCAGGAACCTTTTCA AAGAGGCCAAAGCCAATGCACCCGCTGTGATCTTCATTGATGAGTTGGACAGTGTTGGTGGAAAGAGGATTGAGTCTCCTATGCATCCTTATTCCAGACAAACCATCAACCAGCTGCTGGCTGAAATGGATGG GTTTAAACCAAACGAAGGCGTCATTGTCGTCGGTGCTACAAACTTTGCTGAGGCTTTGGATAA CGCTTTGGTAAGGCCAGGAAGGTTCGACATGCAGGTGACGGTCCCTCGGCCAGACGTAAAAGGACGCACAGAAATTCTCAACTGGTACCTTTCCAAGATCAAAGTGGACCCGG CTGTTGAAGCAGAGATCATTGCCCGGGGCACAGTGGGTTTCTCGGGGGCAGAGCTCGAGAACCTGGTCAACCAGGCAGCCCTGAAGGCGGCCGTGGACGAGAAAGAAATGGTCACATTGAAAGACCTGGAGTTCGCCAAGGACAAGATCCTCATGG GCCCCGAGAGGAAGAGTGTGGACATCGACAAGAAGAATAAAACCATCACAGCATACCACGAGTCCGGCCATGCTATTGTTGCCTATTTCACCAAAGATGCGATGCCCATCAATAAGGCCACTATCATGCCCAGGGGACCAACACTCGGCCAT GTGTCCATGCTCCCTGAAAATGACCGCTGGAGCGAGACGAGAGCCCAGCTGCTGGCTCAGATGGACGTCAGTATGGGCGGCCGAGTAGCAGAGGAGCTCATCTTTGGAGACGACTACATCACCACTG gaGCATCCAGTGACTTTGATGGAGCAACTAAAATAGCCAAAATGATGGTGACCAGGTTCGGCATGAGTGACAAG CTCGGTGTCATGACCTACGGTGATGTGACCAAGCAGAGCCCCGAGACACAAGCTGCTATCGAACAGGAAGTCAGGGCTTTACTGAAg GACTCCTATGACCGTGctaaaaacctcctcaaaacCTACAGCAAGGAGCACAAGACGCTAGCTGACGCCTTGCTCCAATACGAAACTCTGGATGCCAAAGAGATCCAAAAGGTGCTGGAGGGCAAATCGCTGGACATCTAA